Proteins encoded together in one Kutzneria kofuensis window:
- a CDS encoding LacI family DNA-binding transcriptional regulator, whose translation MAVTIRDVARQAQVSVATVSRALTSPDLVRATTRERVLAVAADLGYQPNLAARGLITGKTGNIGIVVPDLNNPFFTGVLKGVQNQARMASHAVFVADSDEDPAAEEQLVRAMAKQVDGVILCSPGIDEQQVRELADTTTLVLLNRRMRSVPAALMNSGSGMRQVIDHLVALGHHRIAYLNGPRTSWSNKERRRGLRIAVQKHDVDLVDMGPFPPRYEGGLQAADLAMAENVTAIVAYNDIMALGVLARLRDRGVRVPDDVSLTGFDDLMFGALCQPPLTTVAMPVVPAGRLAVDLLLDRLANRDAEVRHDELDTQLIVRATTAPPA comes from the coding sequence GTGGCGGTGACCATCCGCGACGTGGCGCGGCAGGCACAGGTGTCGGTCGCCACGGTGTCGCGCGCGCTGACGTCCCCCGACCTGGTCCGCGCGACGACCAGGGAACGGGTCCTCGCGGTCGCGGCCGACCTGGGCTACCAGCCCAATCTGGCGGCCCGCGGGCTGATCACCGGCAAGACCGGCAACATCGGCATCGTGGTGCCCGACCTGAACAACCCGTTCTTCACCGGGGTGCTCAAGGGCGTGCAGAACCAGGCCCGGATGGCCAGCCACGCGGTGTTCGTCGCGGACAGCGACGAGGACCCGGCGGCCGAGGAGCAGCTGGTGCGCGCCATGGCCAAGCAGGTCGACGGCGTGATCCTGTGCTCGCCGGGCATCGACGAGCAGCAGGTGCGGGAGCTGGCCGACACGACGACCCTGGTGCTGCTGAACCGGCGGATGCGGAGCGTGCCGGCAGCGCTGATGAACAGCGGCTCCGGCATGCGGCAGGTCATCGACCACCTGGTGGCCCTCGGCCACCACCGCATCGCCTACCTGAACGGGCCTCGCACTTCGTGGTCCAACAAGGAGCGCCGTCGGGGCCTGCGCATCGCCGTGCAGAAGCACGACGTGGACCTGGTGGACATGGGACCGTTCCCGCCCCGCTACGAAGGCGGTCTGCAGGCGGCGGACCTGGCGATGGCGGAGAACGTCACGGCGATCGTGGCGTACAACGACATCATGGCGCTCGGTGTGCTGGCACGGCTGCGGGATCGCGGCGTGCGGGTGCCGGACGACGTGTCGCTCACCGGCTTCGACGACCTGATGTTCGGGGCGCTGTGCCAGCCGCCCTTGACCACGGTGGCGATGCCGGTGGTGCCGGCCGGGCGACTGGCCGTGGACCTGCTGCTGGACCGGTTGGCCAACCGGGACGCCGAGGTGCGGCACGATGAGCTGGACACCCAGCTCATCGTGCGCGCGACCACGGCGCCGCCGGCCTGA
- the araD gene encoding L-arabinonate dehydratase, translating to MVAETHSKRFQWRCPERRRSERMLRSQRWYEGEGLRAFSHRTRTRQLGIGGPEHLGKPVIAIVNTWTDLNPCHSHLRERAEAVKRGVWQAGGYPVELPAGSMGGETFQKPTAMLYRNLLAMETEELLRSYPVDGAVLMGGCDKTTPALLMGAASMDLPAIFVPAGPMLRGNWRGEVLGSGSDMWKYWDDRRAGLVDDRQWSELEEGLARSPGHCMTMGTASTMTSVAEVLGMTLPGAASIPAVDSGHERMAAASGMRIVDMVREDLRPSMLLDERAYRDAITTVLALGGSTNAVIHLVAMANRTGVKISADDFDEASRTVPVLADLRPSGRFLMEDFYYAGGLRGLLTRLRDRLHLDRMTASGKTFGETLAGAEVFNDEVIRTLDDPLAADGGLAVLRGNLAPDGAVIKPIAARPELLSHTGPAIVFDGYGDLQRRIDDEDLPVTADSVLVLRGAGPLGGPGMPEHGMLPIPKKLLREGIRDVVRISDARMSGTSYGTCVLHVAPESHVGGPLALLRTGDLITLDVTKRLLHMHVDDAELARRRAAWTPPEPRYTRGYGAMFSRHIMQADQGCDFDFLAQPGRTPEPDAT from the coding sequence CTGGTTGCTGAAACACACAGTAAACGTTTTCAATGGCGGTGTCCAGAGCGAAGGAGGAGCGAGCGGATGTTGCGCAGTCAACGGTGGTACGAGGGCGAGGGCCTGCGCGCGTTCAGCCACCGGACCCGGACCCGCCAGCTGGGCATCGGCGGGCCCGAGCACCTGGGCAAACCCGTCATCGCCATCGTCAACACGTGGACCGACCTCAACCCCTGCCACAGCCACCTGCGGGAACGCGCCGAGGCGGTCAAGCGCGGCGTGTGGCAGGCCGGCGGCTACCCGGTCGAGCTGCCGGCCGGCTCGATGGGCGGCGAGACGTTCCAGAAGCCCACCGCCATGCTGTACCGCAACCTGCTGGCGATGGAGACCGAGGAACTGCTGCGCTCCTACCCCGTCGACGGGGCCGTGCTGATGGGCGGCTGCGACAAGACCACGCCCGCGCTGCTGATGGGCGCGGCCAGCATGGACCTGCCGGCGATCTTCGTCCCGGCCGGCCCCATGCTGCGCGGCAACTGGCGCGGCGAGGTGCTGGGCAGCGGCAGCGACATGTGGAAGTACTGGGACGACCGCCGCGCCGGGCTCGTCGACGACCGGCAGTGGAGCGAGCTCGAGGAGGGCCTCGCCCGCTCCCCCGGCCACTGCATGACCATGGGCACCGCCTCCACGATGACCTCCGTCGCCGAGGTGCTGGGCATGACCCTGCCGGGGGCGGCGTCGATCCCGGCCGTCGACTCCGGCCACGAGCGGATGGCGGCGGCGTCCGGCATGCGCATCGTCGACATGGTCCGGGAGGACCTGCGGCCGTCCATGCTGCTGGACGAGCGCGCCTACCGGGACGCCATCACCACCGTGCTGGCGCTGGGCGGCTCCACCAACGCCGTCATCCACCTGGTCGCGATGGCCAACCGCACCGGCGTGAAGATCTCCGCCGACGACTTCGACGAGGCCTCGCGAACCGTCCCCGTGCTGGCCGATCTTCGCCCGAGCGGCCGGTTTCTCATGGAGGACTTCTACTACGCCGGCGGGCTGCGCGGCCTGCTGACCCGGCTACGCGACCGCCTGCACCTGGACCGGATGACCGCGTCCGGCAAGACCTTCGGCGAAACCCTTGCGGGCGCGGAAGTGTTCAACGACGAGGTCATCCGCACGCTCGACGATCCACTGGCCGCCGACGGCGGACTGGCCGTGCTGCGAGGGAACCTCGCGCCGGACGGGGCCGTCATCAAGCCCATCGCGGCCCGCCCCGAGCTGCTCAGCCACACCGGCCCGGCGATCGTCTTCGACGGCTACGGGGACCTGCAGCGCCGCATCGACGACGAGGACCTGCCCGTCACCGCGGACTCGGTGCTGGTGCTGCGGGGCGCCGGCCCGCTCGGCGGTCCGGGCATGCCGGAACACGGAATGCTGCCGATCCCGAAAAAGCTGCTGCGTGAGGGCATCCGCGATGTGGTACGGATTTCCGACGCGCGAATGAGCGGCACCAGTTACGGCACTTGCGTATTGCATGTTGCACCCGAATCACACGTCGGCGGACCGCTCGCATTACTCCGAACCGGTGACCTCATCACGTTGGACGTGACGAAACGGCTTTTGCACATGCATGTCGACGACGCGGAACTGGCCCGCCGGCGGGCGGCGTGGACGCCGCCGGAGCCGCGCTACACCCGAGGCTACGGGGCCATGTTCAGCCGGCACATCATGCAGGCGGACCAGGGCTGCGACTTCGACTTCCTGGCCCAGCCGGGTCGCACTCCGGAACCTGACGCGACCTGA
- a CDS encoding diguanylate cyclase: protein MGARGPRTDNDRLWIGYLSAGALVMLAYYLVPPDGAGAGVRITLYCLDSASAAVMVIIGLIRHRPRPQLPWLLLGLSQVVYAAADTSFYVAHYAFDNLEYPGVADPLYVAHYPLVVAGLMLLIRRRTPGRDLPGVLDAAVIGVGAAMLSWLFLIAPNARLDAPVVVKAFSLAYPVLDLLMLTVALRLILGGGRRPASFFLLTFNMLAFVAADTMYVSQQLDGTYVTGNFLDAIWLAGNLALGAAALHPTMARLTDPSPVRDASIGPARIAALCGAALIAPVTLYIQSARGDLRDIPVIALACALLFGLTIARLAGLVSDQRRLAITDALTGLHTRRFFEAQLPIEVARARRAGSSLAVFIVDVDHFKSINDHYGHPAGDQALIEIAARLRGAARGGDVLARYGGEEFALLVPEASLSELATIAERLRMRVASSPVALSEDTWIAVTVSVGAACFPLHGDSPNELVATADRALYVAKARGRDRVVVGEAAATNTAVVTDHTAMIDYLSHVADEVDALLHAHDHSLAISRWAHTLATALGQDEATARNAELAGRLHDIGKIVIPEAVLTKPTALTEDEWRLVRQHPEYGYRLARMVPGFGVVADIIRQHHERYDGNGYPSRLVGNGIRVEARVLAICDSWAAMLVDRPYQPALSVEAAAEQLRQGRGTQFDPDVVDLFLDLLSKGQVGDLKRPTELTPEQQP from the coding sequence ATGGGCGCGAGGGGTCCGCGTACCGACAACGACCGGTTGTGGATCGGCTACCTGTCGGCGGGCGCCCTGGTGATGCTCGCCTACTACCTCGTCCCCCCGGACGGGGCCGGCGCCGGCGTCAGAATCACCCTCTACTGCCTCGACAGCGCCTCCGCCGCCGTGATGGTGATCATCGGCCTGATCCGGCACCGGCCGCGGCCGCAGCTGCCGTGGCTGCTGCTCGGCCTGAGCCAGGTCGTCTACGCCGCCGCCGACACCAGCTTCTACGTCGCCCACTACGCGTTCGACAACCTGGAGTACCCCGGCGTCGCCGACCCGCTGTACGTCGCGCACTACCCGCTCGTGGTCGCCGGCCTGATGCTGCTGATCCGCCGCCGCACCCCCGGCCGTGACCTGCCCGGCGTGCTGGACGCCGCCGTGATCGGGGTCGGCGCGGCGATGCTGTCCTGGCTGTTCCTGATCGCCCCGAACGCCCGGCTGGACGCGCCGGTGGTCGTCAAGGCGTTCTCGCTCGCGTACCCGGTGCTCGACCTGCTGATGCTGACCGTCGCGCTGCGGCTGATCCTGGGCGGCGGGCGCAGGCCGGCCTCGTTCTTCCTGTTGACGTTCAACATGCTGGCGTTCGTCGCCGCCGACACGATGTACGTGTCACAGCAGCTTGACGGAACCTATGTGACCGGCAACTTCCTGGACGCCATCTGGCTGGCCGGGAACCTCGCGCTGGGCGCGGCCGCGCTGCATCCGACGATGGCTCGGCTCACCGATCCGTCCCCGGTTCGGGACGCCAGCATCGGCCCCGCCCGCATCGCCGCGCTGTGCGGGGCCGCGCTGATCGCCCCGGTCACGCTGTACATCCAGAGCGCCCGCGGCGACCTGCGAGACATCCCCGTGATCGCGCTGGCCTGTGCGCTGCTGTTCGGGTTGACGATCGCTCGGCTTGCCGGGCTGGTGTCCGACCAGCGGCGGCTGGCCATCACCGACGCGCTCACCGGCCTGCACACCCGACGGTTCTTCGAGGCCCAGCTGCCGATCGAGGTGGCACGGGCGCGGCGGGCCGGCAGCTCGCTCGCCGTGTTCATCGTGGACGTCGACCACTTCAAGTCGATCAACGACCACTACGGGCACCCCGCCGGCGACCAGGCGCTGATCGAGATCGCCGCCCGGCTGCGCGGCGCGGCCCGCGGCGGGGACGTGCTGGCCCGGTACGGCGGCGAGGAGTTCGCGCTGCTGGTGCCCGAGGCCAGCCTGAGCGAGCTGGCCACCATCGCCGAGCGGCTGCGGATGCGGGTCGCCAGCAGCCCGGTCGCGCTGTCCGAGGACACGTGGATCGCCGTGACCGTGTCCGTCGGCGCCGCCTGCTTCCCGTTGCACGGCGACAGTCCCAACGAGCTCGTCGCCACCGCCGACCGCGCGCTCTACGTGGCCAAGGCGCGGGGCCGGGACCGGGTGGTCGTCGGCGAGGCGGCCGCGACCAACACCGCCGTCGTCACCGACCACACGGCGATGATCGACTACCTCAGCCACGTCGCCGACGAGGTCGACGCCCTGCTGCACGCGCACGACCACAGCCTGGCCATCAGCCGCTGGGCGCACACCCTGGCGACCGCGCTCGGCCAGGACGAGGCCACCGCCCGCAACGCCGAGCTCGCCGGGCGGCTGCACGACATCGGCAAGATCGTCATCCCGGAGGCCGTGCTGACCAAGCCCACCGCCCTCACCGAGGACGAGTGGCGGCTGGTCCGGCAGCACCCCGAGTACGGCTACCGGCTGGCCCGCATGGTGCCCGGCTTCGGCGTCGTCGCCGACATCATCCGCCAGCACCACGAGCGCTACGACGGCAACGGCTACCCCTCGCGGCTGGTCGGCAACGGCATCCGGGTCGAGGCCCGCGTGCTGGCCATCTGCGACTCCTGGGCCGCCATGCTCGTCGACCGGCCCTACCAGCCGGCGCTGAGCGTCGAGGCCGCCGCCGAGCAGCTGCGCCAGGGCCGCGGCACCCAGTTCGACCCGGACGTCGTCGACCTGTTCCTGGACCTGCTGAGCAAGGGTCAGGTCGGCGACCTGAAGAGGCCGACCGAGCTGACCCCCGAGCAGCAGCCCTGA
- a CDS encoding AMP-binding protein, which translates to MDHQNYVEAVLSGIGTDPDRVAVHQPDGSTITAAGLTDLIHRYAHALRDRGIRRGSTVSIMSGNRAEVLAARYATNLLGARVVSLYEGMAVDTLAVIAADVETDVLITDAAHAAGGARIAERAPIKHVLTFADLTGPTTPIAPEPVAANDIFCIRHTGGTTGHPKGIMLPYGPYTERLVDPKRPRLPGVMLVCSTLAHLAGMMADGVLTAGGSMVIHAGYDPARALDAIEKHRVNIVWLLPALLYQLTDEQRRRPRDTSSLRAVIYGGASSSPVKVAEAVETFGPVFTQFYAQTEAGAVSALGPQEHTRPELLGTVGKVLPGVEIRIVDADGRDVPPGGSGEIVKRSSGDSRGYLNNPELTAQVWRDGWVHTGDVGFLDADGYLHVTDRLKDMIIVVGGHVYPAEVESVLLTHPSIAAAAVFGVRDSDGTEHVHAALVPRSELDLETVRAHVTEHMGRQYAPSAITVVDAIPLTDAGKPDKKLLRSRVG; encoded by the coding sequence ATGGACCACCAGAACTACGTAGAGGCCGTGCTGAGCGGCATCGGCACGGATCCGGACAGGGTCGCCGTGCACCAGCCCGACGGCAGCACGATCACCGCCGCCGGGCTCACCGACCTCATCCACCGCTACGCCCACGCGCTGCGCGACCGGGGCATCCGCCGCGGCTCCACCGTGTCGATCATGTCCGGCAACCGGGCCGAGGTGCTGGCCGCCCGCTACGCCACCAACCTGCTCGGCGCCCGCGTCGTCTCGCTGTACGAGGGCATGGCCGTCGACACCCTCGCCGTGATCGCCGCGGACGTCGAGACCGACGTGCTCATCACCGACGCCGCCCACGCCGCCGGCGGGGCGCGCATCGCCGAGCGGGCCCCGATCAAGCACGTCCTGACGTTCGCGGACCTGACCGGCCCGACCACGCCCATCGCGCCGGAACCCGTGGCCGCCAACGACATCTTCTGCATTCGGCACACCGGCGGCACCACCGGCCACCCCAAGGGCATCATGCTGCCCTACGGTCCGTACACCGAGCGGCTGGTCGACCCGAAGCGGCCCCGCCTGCCCGGCGTGATGCTGGTCTGCAGCACGCTCGCCCACCTGGCCGGCATGATGGCCGACGGTGTGCTCACGGCCGGCGGCAGCATGGTCATCCACGCCGGCTACGACCCGGCCAGGGCCCTCGACGCCATCGAGAAGCACCGTGTGAACATCGTGTGGCTGCTGCCCGCGCTGCTCTACCAGCTCACCGACGAGCAGCGCCGCCGGCCACGCGACACCTCCAGCCTGCGCGCCGTCATCTACGGCGGCGCCTCGTCGTCTCCGGTCAAGGTGGCCGAGGCCGTCGAGACCTTCGGGCCCGTGTTCACGCAGTTCTACGCCCAGACCGAGGCCGGCGCGGTCAGCGCGCTCGGGCCGCAGGAGCACACGCGGCCCGAACTGCTGGGCACCGTCGGCAAGGTGCTGCCCGGCGTCGAGATCCGCATCGTCGACGCCGACGGCCGGGACGTGCCGCCCGGCGGCAGCGGCGAGATCGTCAAACGCTCCAGCGGCGACTCCCGCGGCTACCTCAACAACCCCGAGCTGACCGCCCAGGTCTGGCGGGACGGCTGGGTGCACACCGGCGACGTCGGCTTCCTCGACGCCGACGGCTACCTGCACGTCACCGACCGACTCAAGGACATGATCATCGTCGTCGGCGGGCACGTGTACCCGGCCGAGGTCGAATCGGTCCTGCTCACCCACCCGTCCATCGCCGCCGCGGCCGTCTTCGGCGTGCGGGACTCCGACGGCACCGAGCACGTCCACGCCGCCCTGGTGCCGCGGTCCGAACTCGACCTGGAGACGGTGCGCGCGCACGTCACCGAGCACATGGGCCGGCAGTACGCGCCGTCCGCGATCACTGTGGTGGACGCGATCCCGCTCACCGACGCCGGCAAGCCCGACAAGAAGCTGTTGCGCAGCCGGGTCGGCTAG